The proteins below come from a single Solea solea chromosome 6, fSolSol10.1, whole genome shotgun sequence genomic window:
- the atxn7l2a gene encoding ataxin-7-like protein 2a isoform X1: MMASRERAVKVMAALDRRVPSLDDFVGQSWTAWAEWAGVTAADGPDVDDCSKNGKKAAEAMSLSKEDMSIFGLYPGHDDFYLVVCSHCGQVVKPQAFEKHCERRHGPVAKLYARLRSPTPAPQPQQRPHHGHSPSHGTSTSSASAWDGRGQGVGQLRAAPPSPSTPPQYRHSKNSKDGVRHSPLDKSSSYSSHTETSVFKQPPPLEPQMSSPQPSLRDPPWPHGSTPPGRASPTDRPPSQSQRKDVSLASVMPGHRIPRPYNKVASICIREVTRLQRERECDLDKHCGVLDPDRKKVCTRLLTCNIHSIHQRRKVVGRSKNFDLLVAELKTKVREKGTLSLEGGPTSGRSPSPEAPREQAGAPHCRRPLASLPAFRSAGVSECVAEEEKQRQDEGSLRSPSPLVHGRISSDESEAEGPEEPSDFSSSATHPRPMAVCSFGSHAFGHGIYTFDRRLHHLRSALSSMLEQHISAHLWKKIPQATDLRTPPSSAKTITSSSPSSIANMSSSSHSKVRTGSHISSSLKTASSCSSSSSPCSAPGRTQSENSGGSGSSIGGGHLVSPGKPAVACQVGAAQSKSPVGRSNKQAGKLREDVATAAALRKRKAPAQEGEHSGPDRNCIILQDRGRPPSATSSSSKAPIPSTLPHGQTNGTLSPSSKPRPQPSPSESHSPAAKAVWTYKRTHPSLGHPSPTDTNNSHSRAVSGDSGLHGQGSGRGFEHQGLVKKRKGGTMEEHSPSSKPSAHRLPSSSSSSATTSSPRSNFYPWKDSKGGGLAGGVEKKLGTQKPKLHH, translated from the exons ACATGTCCATCTTTGGCCTTTATCCTGGCCATGATGATTTCTACCTGGTGGTGTGCAGTCATTGTGGCCAAGTGGTGAAGCCACAGGCGTTTGAAAAGCACTGCGAACGACGGCACGGCCCTGTGGCGAAGCTGTATGCCAGACTGCGCTCTCCCACCCCTGCACCCCAGCCCCAGCAGAGGCCGCACCATGGCCACTCTCCTTCTCATGGGACCAGTACTTCTTCTGCTTCAGCCTGGGATGGTCGAGGGCAGGGCGTTGGGCAGCTACGAGCAGCCCCACCCTCGCCTTCTACCCCACCCCAGTACAGACACTCCAAGAACTCCAAAGACGGAGTACG ACATTCCCCACTGGATAAGTCATCGTCCTACAGCAGCCACACAGAAACATCAGTATTCAAGCAGCCACCACCGTTAGAGCCACAGATGAGCTCTCCACAGCCATCACTCAGAGACCCTCCCTGGCCACACGGGAGCACTCCACCTGGTAGGGCTTCACCCACTGACAGGCCCCCCAGCCAGAGCCAGAGGAAGGACGTATCTCTGGCCTCTGTGATGCCTGGCCATCGGATCCCCAGACCCTACAACAAAGTGGCCTCCA TTTGCATAAGGGAAGTTACTCGGCTTCAGCGGG aGAGGGAGTGTGACTTGGACAAACACTGCGGCGTCCTTGATCCTGACAGGAAGAAAGTCTGCACTCGCCTTCTGACATGCAAT ATTCACTCCATCCACCAGCGGAGGAAGGTGGTGGGCCGCAGCAAGAATTTTGACCTGCTGGTGGCAGAACTCAAGACCAAGGTTAGAGAGAAAGGGACGCTGTCGTTGGAAGGAGGCCCCACCAGTGGACGATCCCCAAGCCCAGAGGCCCCCAGGGAACAGGCTGGGGCTCCACACTGCAGAAGACCTCTGGCCAGCCTCCCTGCTTTCAG GTCTGCTGGTGTGTCCGAGTGTGtcgcagaggaggagaagcagcggCAGGATGAGGGAAGTCTCCGATCACCATCGCCTCTCGTTCATGGACGTATCTCCAGTGATGAAAGTGAAGCAGAAGGACCTGAGGAGCCCTCGGATTTCTCATCGTCTGCCACACATCCTAGACCAATGGCG GTGTGTTCATTCGGCAGCCACGCATTTGGTCACGGCATCTACACATTTGACAGGAGACTGCACCACTTGAGGTCAGCGCTCAGCAGCATGCTGGAACAGCACATCAGCGCCCACCTTTGGAA GAAAATACCTCAAGCCACAGACCTTCGAACTCCACCTTCCTCAGCCAAGACCATCACTTCTTCGTCCCCTTCCTCCATAGCCAACATGTCCTCCTCATCACATTCTAAGGTCCGAACAGGAAGTCATATCAGCTCTTCTCTCAAAACGGCAtcctcttgctcctcctcctcctccccctgttCTGCTCCGGGGAGAACGCAGTCGGAGAACTCTGGgggcagtggcagcagcatcGGTGGTGGTCACCTGGTGTCTCCAGGTAAGCCTGCAGTCGCATGTCAGGTGGGTGCTGCGCAGTCCAAGAGCCCAGTGGGACGTTCCAACAAACAGGCGGGGAAGCTGCGCGAAGATGTTGCTACTGCCGCTGCCCTCCGCAAACGGAAGGCCCCGGCACAGGAAGGGGAGCACTCGGGCCCCGACAGGAACTGCATCATTCTCCAAGACCGGGGCCGTCCACCCTCtgccacctcttcctcctctaaaGCCCCCATTCCCTCAACCCTTCCACACGGACAGACCAATGGCACGCTTTCCCCCAGCAGCAAACCCCGTCCACAGCCCTCGCCATCAGAGTCCCACTCACCTGCCGCTAAGGCGGTCTGGACCTACAAACGGACACACCCTTCTCTGGGCCATCCATCACCTACAGACACCAACAACTCCCACAGCCGGGCTGTATCGGGGGACTCAGGACTGCATGGACAGGGCAGTGGGAGGGGCTTTGAGCATCAGGGGCTGGTGAAAAAGCGCAAGGGGGGAACCATGGAGGAGCATTCGCCATCCTCCAAACCCTCAGCACACCGCctgccctcctcctcttccagctCTGCCACAACCTCTTCTCCACGGTCCAACTTCTATCCCTGGAAGGACAGTAAAGGAGGGGGTCTGGCTGGAGGTGTGGAGAAGAAACTCGGCACACAGAAG CCAAAATTGCACCATTAA
- the atxn7l2a gene encoding ataxin-7-like protein 2a isoform X3, with translation MMASRERAVKVMAALDRRVPSLDDFVGQSWTAWAEWAGVTAADGPDVDDCSKNGKKAAEAMSLSKEDMSIFGLYPGHDDFYLVVCSHCGQVVKPQAFEKHCERRHGPVAKLYARLRSPTPAPQPQQRPHHGHSPSHGTSTSSASAWDGRGQGVGQLRAAPPSPSTPPQYRHSKNSKDGVRHSPLDKSSSYSSHTETSVFKQPPPLEPQMSSPQPSLRDPPWPHGSTPPGRASPTDRPPSQSQRKDVSLASVMPGHRIPRPYNKVASKRECDLDKHCGVLDPDRKKVCTRLLTCNIHSIHQRRKVVGRSKNFDLLVAELKTKVREKGTLSLEGGPTSGRSPSPEAPREQAGAPHCRRPLASLPAFRSAGVSECVAEEEKQRQDEGSLRSPSPLVHGRISSDESEAEGPEEPSDFSSSATHPRPMAVCSFGSHAFGHGIYTFDRRLHHLRSALSSMLEQHISAHLWKKIPQATDLRTPPSSAKTITSSSPSSIANMSSSSHSKVRTGSHISSSLKTASSCSSSSSPCSAPGRTQSENSGGSGSSIGGGHLVSPGKPAVACQVGAAQSKSPVGRSNKQAGKLREDVATAAALRKRKAPAQEGEHSGPDRNCIILQDRGRPPSATSSSSKAPIPSTLPHGQTNGTLSPSSKPRPQPSPSESHSPAAKAVWTYKRTHPSLGHPSPTDTNNSHSRAVSGDSGLHGQGSGRGFEHQGLVKKRKGGTMEEHSPSSKPSAHRLPSSSSSSATTSSPRSNFYPWKDSKGGGLAGGVEKKLGTQKPKLHH, from the exons ACATGTCCATCTTTGGCCTTTATCCTGGCCATGATGATTTCTACCTGGTGGTGTGCAGTCATTGTGGCCAAGTGGTGAAGCCACAGGCGTTTGAAAAGCACTGCGAACGACGGCACGGCCCTGTGGCGAAGCTGTATGCCAGACTGCGCTCTCCCACCCCTGCACCCCAGCCCCAGCAGAGGCCGCACCATGGCCACTCTCCTTCTCATGGGACCAGTACTTCTTCTGCTTCAGCCTGGGATGGTCGAGGGCAGGGCGTTGGGCAGCTACGAGCAGCCCCACCCTCGCCTTCTACCCCACCCCAGTACAGACACTCCAAGAACTCCAAAGACGGAGTACG ACATTCCCCACTGGATAAGTCATCGTCCTACAGCAGCCACACAGAAACATCAGTATTCAAGCAGCCACCACCGTTAGAGCCACAGATGAGCTCTCCACAGCCATCACTCAGAGACCCTCCCTGGCCACACGGGAGCACTCCACCTGGTAGGGCTTCACCCACTGACAGGCCCCCCAGCCAGAGCCAGAGGAAGGACGTATCTCTGGCCTCTGTGATGCCTGGCCATCGGATCCCCAGACCCTACAACAAAGTGGCCTCCA aGAGGGAGTGTGACTTGGACAAACACTGCGGCGTCCTTGATCCTGACAGGAAGAAAGTCTGCACTCGCCTTCTGACATGCAAT ATTCACTCCATCCACCAGCGGAGGAAGGTGGTGGGCCGCAGCAAGAATTTTGACCTGCTGGTGGCAGAACTCAAGACCAAGGTTAGAGAGAAAGGGACGCTGTCGTTGGAAGGAGGCCCCACCAGTGGACGATCCCCAAGCCCAGAGGCCCCCAGGGAACAGGCTGGGGCTCCACACTGCAGAAGACCTCTGGCCAGCCTCCCTGCTTTCAG GTCTGCTGGTGTGTCCGAGTGTGtcgcagaggaggagaagcagcggCAGGATGAGGGAAGTCTCCGATCACCATCGCCTCTCGTTCATGGACGTATCTCCAGTGATGAAAGTGAAGCAGAAGGACCTGAGGAGCCCTCGGATTTCTCATCGTCTGCCACACATCCTAGACCAATGGCG GTGTGTTCATTCGGCAGCCACGCATTTGGTCACGGCATCTACACATTTGACAGGAGACTGCACCACTTGAGGTCAGCGCTCAGCAGCATGCTGGAACAGCACATCAGCGCCCACCTTTGGAA GAAAATACCTCAAGCCACAGACCTTCGAACTCCACCTTCCTCAGCCAAGACCATCACTTCTTCGTCCCCTTCCTCCATAGCCAACATGTCCTCCTCATCACATTCTAAGGTCCGAACAGGAAGTCATATCAGCTCTTCTCTCAAAACGGCAtcctcttgctcctcctcctcctccccctgttCTGCTCCGGGGAGAACGCAGTCGGAGAACTCTGGgggcagtggcagcagcatcGGTGGTGGTCACCTGGTGTCTCCAGGTAAGCCTGCAGTCGCATGTCAGGTGGGTGCTGCGCAGTCCAAGAGCCCAGTGGGACGTTCCAACAAACAGGCGGGGAAGCTGCGCGAAGATGTTGCTACTGCCGCTGCCCTCCGCAAACGGAAGGCCCCGGCACAGGAAGGGGAGCACTCGGGCCCCGACAGGAACTGCATCATTCTCCAAGACCGGGGCCGTCCACCCTCtgccacctcttcctcctctaaaGCCCCCATTCCCTCAACCCTTCCACACGGACAGACCAATGGCACGCTTTCCCCCAGCAGCAAACCCCGTCCACAGCCCTCGCCATCAGAGTCCCACTCACCTGCCGCTAAGGCGGTCTGGACCTACAAACGGACACACCCTTCTCTGGGCCATCCATCACCTACAGACACCAACAACTCCCACAGCCGGGCTGTATCGGGGGACTCAGGACTGCATGGACAGGGCAGTGGGAGGGGCTTTGAGCATCAGGGGCTGGTGAAAAAGCGCAAGGGGGGAACCATGGAGGAGCATTCGCCATCCTCCAAACCCTCAGCACACCGCctgccctcctcctcttccagctCTGCCACAACCTCTTCTCCACGGTCCAACTTCTATCCCTGGAAGGACAGTAAAGGAGGGGGTCTGGCTGGAGGTGTGGAGAAGAAACTCGGCACACAGAAG CCAAAATTGCACCATTAA
- the atxn7l2a gene encoding ataxin-7-like protein 2a isoform X4 translates to MSLSKEDMSIFGLYPGHDDFYLVVCSHCGQVVKPQAFEKHCERRHGPVAKLYARLRSPTPAPQPQQRPHHGHSPSHGTSTSSASAWDGRGQGVGQLRAAPPSPSTPPQYRHSKNSKDGVRHSPLDKSSSYSSHTETSVFKQPPPLEPQMSSPQPSLRDPPWPHGSTPPGRASPTDRPPSQSQRKDVSLASVMPGHRIPRPYNKVASICIREVTRLQRERECDLDKHCGVLDPDRKKVCTRLLTCNIHSIHQRRKVVGRSKNFDLLVAELKTKVREKGTLSLEGGPTSGRSPSPEAPREQAGAPHCRRPLASLPAFRSAGVSECVAEEEKQRQDEGSLRSPSPLVHGRISSDESEAEGPEEPSDFSSSATHPRPMAVCSFGSHAFGHGIYTFDRRLHHLRSALSSMLEQHISAHLWKKIPQATDLRTPPSSAKTITSSSPSSIANMSSSSHSKVRTGSHISSSLKTASSCSSSSSPCSAPGRTQSENSGGSGSSIGGGHLVSPGKPAVACQVGAAQSKSPVGRSNKQAGKLREDVATAAALRKRKAPAQEGEHSGPDRNCIILQDRGRPPSATSSSSKAPIPSTLPHGQTNGTLSPSSKPRPQPSPSESHSPAAKAVWTYKRTHPSLGHPSPTDTNNSHSRAVSGDSGLHGQGSGRGFEHQGLVKKRKGGTMEEHSPSSKPSAHRLPSSSSSSATTSSPRSNFYPWKDSKGGGLAGGVEKKLGTQKPKLHH, encoded by the exons ACATGTCCATCTTTGGCCTTTATCCTGGCCATGATGATTTCTACCTGGTGGTGTGCAGTCATTGTGGCCAAGTGGTGAAGCCACAGGCGTTTGAAAAGCACTGCGAACGACGGCACGGCCCTGTGGCGAAGCTGTATGCCAGACTGCGCTCTCCCACCCCTGCACCCCAGCCCCAGCAGAGGCCGCACCATGGCCACTCTCCTTCTCATGGGACCAGTACTTCTTCTGCTTCAGCCTGGGATGGTCGAGGGCAGGGCGTTGGGCAGCTACGAGCAGCCCCACCCTCGCCTTCTACCCCACCCCAGTACAGACACTCCAAGAACTCCAAAGACGGAGTACG ACATTCCCCACTGGATAAGTCATCGTCCTACAGCAGCCACACAGAAACATCAGTATTCAAGCAGCCACCACCGTTAGAGCCACAGATGAGCTCTCCACAGCCATCACTCAGAGACCCTCCCTGGCCACACGGGAGCACTCCACCTGGTAGGGCTTCACCCACTGACAGGCCCCCCAGCCAGAGCCAGAGGAAGGACGTATCTCTGGCCTCTGTGATGCCTGGCCATCGGATCCCCAGACCCTACAACAAAGTGGCCTCCA TTTGCATAAGGGAAGTTACTCGGCTTCAGCGGG aGAGGGAGTGTGACTTGGACAAACACTGCGGCGTCCTTGATCCTGACAGGAAGAAAGTCTGCACTCGCCTTCTGACATGCAAT ATTCACTCCATCCACCAGCGGAGGAAGGTGGTGGGCCGCAGCAAGAATTTTGACCTGCTGGTGGCAGAACTCAAGACCAAGGTTAGAGAGAAAGGGACGCTGTCGTTGGAAGGAGGCCCCACCAGTGGACGATCCCCAAGCCCAGAGGCCCCCAGGGAACAGGCTGGGGCTCCACACTGCAGAAGACCTCTGGCCAGCCTCCCTGCTTTCAG GTCTGCTGGTGTGTCCGAGTGTGtcgcagaggaggagaagcagcggCAGGATGAGGGAAGTCTCCGATCACCATCGCCTCTCGTTCATGGACGTATCTCCAGTGATGAAAGTGAAGCAGAAGGACCTGAGGAGCCCTCGGATTTCTCATCGTCTGCCACACATCCTAGACCAATGGCG GTGTGTTCATTCGGCAGCCACGCATTTGGTCACGGCATCTACACATTTGACAGGAGACTGCACCACTTGAGGTCAGCGCTCAGCAGCATGCTGGAACAGCACATCAGCGCCCACCTTTGGAA GAAAATACCTCAAGCCACAGACCTTCGAACTCCACCTTCCTCAGCCAAGACCATCACTTCTTCGTCCCCTTCCTCCATAGCCAACATGTCCTCCTCATCACATTCTAAGGTCCGAACAGGAAGTCATATCAGCTCTTCTCTCAAAACGGCAtcctcttgctcctcctcctcctccccctgttCTGCTCCGGGGAGAACGCAGTCGGAGAACTCTGGgggcagtggcagcagcatcGGTGGTGGTCACCTGGTGTCTCCAGGTAAGCCTGCAGTCGCATGTCAGGTGGGTGCTGCGCAGTCCAAGAGCCCAGTGGGACGTTCCAACAAACAGGCGGGGAAGCTGCGCGAAGATGTTGCTACTGCCGCTGCCCTCCGCAAACGGAAGGCCCCGGCACAGGAAGGGGAGCACTCGGGCCCCGACAGGAACTGCATCATTCTCCAAGACCGGGGCCGTCCACCCTCtgccacctcttcctcctctaaaGCCCCCATTCCCTCAACCCTTCCACACGGACAGACCAATGGCACGCTTTCCCCCAGCAGCAAACCCCGTCCACAGCCCTCGCCATCAGAGTCCCACTCACCTGCCGCTAAGGCGGTCTGGACCTACAAACGGACACACCCTTCTCTGGGCCATCCATCACCTACAGACACCAACAACTCCCACAGCCGGGCTGTATCGGGGGACTCAGGACTGCATGGACAGGGCAGTGGGAGGGGCTTTGAGCATCAGGGGCTGGTGAAAAAGCGCAAGGGGGGAACCATGGAGGAGCATTCGCCATCCTCCAAACCCTCAGCACACCGCctgccctcctcctcttccagctCTGCCACAACCTCTTCTCCACGGTCCAACTTCTATCCCTGGAAGGACAGTAAAGGAGGGGGTCTGGCTGGAGGTGTGGAGAAGAAACTCGGCACACAGAAG CCAAAATTGCACCATTAA
- the atxn7l2a gene encoding ataxin-7-like protein 2a isoform X2 — protein sequence MMASRERAVKVMAALDRRVPSLDDFVGQSWTAWAEWAGVTAADGPDVDDCSKNGKKAAEAMSLSKEDMSIFGLYPGHDDFYLVVCSHCGQVVKPQAFEKHCERRHGPVAKLYARLRSPTPAPQPQQRPHHGHSPSHGTSTSSASAWDGRGQGVGQLRAAPPSPSTPPQYRHSKNSKDGVRHSPLDKSSSYSSHTETSVFKQPPPLEPQMSSPQPSLRDPPWPHGSTPPGRASPTDRPPSQSQRKDVSLASVMPGHRIPRPYNKVASSEYRLRERECDLDKHCGVLDPDRKKVCTRLLTCNIHSIHQRRKVVGRSKNFDLLVAELKTKVREKGTLSLEGGPTSGRSPSPEAPREQAGAPHCRRPLASLPAFRSAGVSECVAEEEKQRQDEGSLRSPSPLVHGRISSDESEAEGPEEPSDFSSSATHPRPMAVCSFGSHAFGHGIYTFDRRLHHLRSALSSMLEQHISAHLWKKIPQATDLRTPPSSAKTITSSSPSSIANMSSSSHSKVRTGSHISSSLKTASSCSSSSSPCSAPGRTQSENSGGSGSSIGGGHLVSPGKPAVACQVGAAQSKSPVGRSNKQAGKLREDVATAAALRKRKAPAQEGEHSGPDRNCIILQDRGRPPSATSSSSKAPIPSTLPHGQTNGTLSPSSKPRPQPSPSESHSPAAKAVWTYKRTHPSLGHPSPTDTNNSHSRAVSGDSGLHGQGSGRGFEHQGLVKKRKGGTMEEHSPSSKPSAHRLPSSSSSSATTSSPRSNFYPWKDSKGGGLAGGVEKKLGTQKPKLHH from the exons ACATGTCCATCTTTGGCCTTTATCCTGGCCATGATGATTTCTACCTGGTGGTGTGCAGTCATTGTGGCCAAGTGGTGAAGCCACAGGCGTTTGAAAAGCACTGCGAACGACGGCACGGCCCTGTGGCGAAGCTGTATGCCAGACTGCGCTCTCCCACCCCTGCACCCCAGCCCCAGCAGAGGCCGCACCATGGCCACTCTCCTTCTCATGGGACCAGTACTTCTTCTGCTTCAGCCTGGGATGGTCGAGGGCAGGGCGTTGGGCAGCTACGAGCAGCCCCACCCTCGCCTTCTACCCCACCCCAGTACAGACACTCCAAGAACTCCAAAGACGGAGTACG ACATTCCCCACTGGATAAGTCATCGTCCTACAGCAGCCACACAGAAACATCAGTATTCAAGCAGCCACCACCGTTAGAGCCACAGATGAGCTCTCCACAGCCATCACTCAGAGACCCTCCCTGGCCACACGGGAGCACTCCACCTGGTAGGGCTTCACCCACTGACAGGCCCCCCAGCCAGAGCCAGAGGAAGGACGTATCTCTGGCCTCTGTGATGCCTGGCCATCGGATCCCCAGACCCTACAACAAAGTGGCCTCCAGTGAGTACAGATTGAGAG aGAGGGAGTGTGACTTGGACAAACACTGCGGCGTCCTTGATCCTGACAGGAAGAAAGTCTGCACTCGCCTTCTGACATGCAAT ATTCACTCCATCCACCAGCGGAGGAAGGTGGTGGGCCGCAGCAAGAATTTTGACCTGCTGGTGGCAGAACTCAAGACCAAGGTTAGAGAGAAAGGGACGCTGTCGTTGGAAGGAGGCCCCACCAGTGGACGATCCCCAAGCCCAGAGGCCCCCAGGGAACAGGCTGGGGCTCCACACTGCAGAAGACCTCTGGCCAGCCTCCCTGCTTTCAG GTCTGCTGGTGTGTCCGAGTGTGtcgcagaggaggagaagcagcggCAGGATGAGGGAAGTCTCCGATCACCATCGCCTCTCGTTCATGGACGTATCTCCAGTGATGAAAGTGAAGCAGAAGGACCTGAGGAGCCCTCGGATTTCTCATCGTCTGCCACACATCCTAGACCAATGGCG GTGTGTTCATTCGGCAGCCACGCATTTGGTCACGGCATCTACACATTTGACAGGAGACTGCACCACTTGAGGTCAGCGCTCAGCAGCATGCTGGAACAGCACATCAGCGCCCACCTTTGGAA GAAAATACCTCAAGCCACAGACCTTCGAACTCCACCTTCCTCAGCCAAGACCATCACTTCTTCGTCCCCTTCCTCCATAGCCAACATGTCCTCCTCATCACATTCTAAGGTCCGAACAGGAAGTCATATCAGCTCTTCTCTCAAAACGGCAtcctcttgctcctcctcctcctccccctgttCTGCTCCGGGGAGAACGCAGTCGGAGAACTCTGGgggcagtggcagcagcatcGGTGGTGGTCACCTGGTGTCTCCAGGTAAGCCTGCAGTCGCATGTCAGGTGGGTGCTGCGCAGTCCAAGAGCCCAGTGGGACGTTCCAACAAACAGGCGGGGAAGCTGCGCGAAGATGTTGCTACTGCCGCTGCCCTCCGCAAACGGAAGGCCCCGGCACAGGAAGGGGAGCACTCGGGCCCCGACAGGAACTGCATCATTCTCCAAGACCGGGGCCGTCCACCCTCtgccacctcttcctcctctaaaGCCCCCATTCCCTCAACCCTTCCACACGGACAGACCAATGGCACGCTTTCCCCCAGCAGCAAACCCCGTCCACAGCCCTCGCCATCAGAGTCCCACTCACCTGCCGCTAAGGCGGTCTGGACCTACAAACGGACACACCCTTCTCTGGGCCATCCATCACCTACAGACACCAACAACTCCCACAGCCGGGCTGTATCGGGGGACTCAGGACTGCATGGACAGGGCAGTGGGAGGGGCTTTGAGCATCAGGGGCTGGTGAAAAAGCGCAAGGGGGGAACCATGGAGGAGCATTCGCCATCCTCCAAACCCTCAGCACACCGCctgccctcctcctcttccagctCTGCCACAACCTCTTCTCCACGGTCCAACTTCTATCCCTGGAAGGACAGTAAAGGAGGGGGTCTGGCTGGAGGTGTGGAGAAGAAACTCGGCACACAGAAG CCAAAATTGCACCATTAA